GGTTACTGTTTTCTACTCGGGGGGTGGTATATGGGGCAGGTTATACGGATATAAATATTAATCTACCCCTAGAAACCGTTGCCTCGGTAATGGCTTTATTTATCGGTATTTGGTTACTGTTAAAATGTATTACAGGGTATGGAAAAACCAATAAACATCAAAGGGGTTTAAGTTTTTCTAGTATTCCTTTTGCTATTTATTTTGCTTTTTACGGTAGTGGATTGATCGTCACAGAAATTTTCCAAAGTACCATCGTACAACCTAATGAGTTGGGATTGGAAGAACCTTATATTCGCAGAAATATTGAGGAAACTAGATCAGCTTTTAATTTGGATCAGATTGAGGTACAAACCTTTAACCCCGAAGGCTCTCTTACCCTCGAGGACATCAGAGCCAATAATTTGACCATTGATAATATCCGTCTGTGGGATACTCGCCCCATTCTTCAGGCAAATCGTCAATTACAACAAATTCGCCCCTACTATGTTTTTAATGATGCGGATATTGACCGTTATACTATTCAAAATGAGGAGGGAGGAAGTAATTATACTCAAGTAATTGTCGCTCCTCGGGAGTTAGATTATAATTTAGTACCCCAACAGGCACAAACTTGGGTGAATGAACATCTGATTTATACCCATGGCTATGGTTTTACCATGTCTCCTGTGAATAGGGTACAGCAGGGGGGCTTACCTTTTTATTTTGTGAGTGATATTGGCACTGATATGGACCCGGGGGGCTTAAATGTTTCTTCCCCTGCCATTCGAGAAAGTATCCCCATTGTGCGGCCTCGTATTTATTTTGGGGAGATTACCAATACCTATATTATGACGAATACGAGGTTTCCTGAGTTTGATTTTCCCAGTGGGGAGGAAAATTTTAATACCCGTTATGATGGTTTGGGGGGTATTAATATTGCTGATTTTTGGCATAAGTTCGTGTTTGCGGTTCATCTACGGGATTGGCGAATGTTGTTGACGGACAATTTTACCCCTGATACTCGTATGCTGTTTCGTCGTAATATTAATGAGCGGATAAAGGCGATCGCACCTTTTCTGTACTATGATCGAGATCCTTATCTAGTAGTAGCCGATGGAGAACCAGATGACCTCAATCATTTATATTGGCTTGTGGATGCTTATACTATCTCCAACTATTATCCCTACTCCGATGCAGGAGAAAACCATTTTAATTATATTCGTAACTCCGTCAAAGTATTGGTAGATGCCTATAACGGCAAAACCACCTTTTATATCAGTGAAGAAAATGATCCCCTCATTCGTTCATGGCAAAAAATATTTCCTGAACTATTCCAACCCCTCAGCAATATGCCTCCCGATATTTTGGAACATATTCGCTATCCCATTGATTTATTCAGTACCCAATCCGAAAGACTACTCACCTACCATGTTGAGAATACCCAAGTATTTTATAACAGGGAGGATCAATGGGAGATTCCCCAAGAAATTTATGGAGATGAGGCGCTTTCCATGAATCCTTATTACTTGATCATGAAACTACCCATTGCTGATCAAGAAGAATTTATACTTTTACATCCTTACACCCCCGTATCTCGTCCTAACCTCATCGCTTGGTTAGCCGCGCGCAGTGACGGCGATAATTACGGTAAATTGTTGTTATATCAATTCCCGAAACAGGAGTTAGTATTTGGGCCAGATCAAATCGAGGCATTAATTAACCAAGATCCCTTCATTTCAGGGCAAATTTCCCTCTGGAATCGTCAAGGCTCAAGGGCTATTCAAGGTAATTTATTGGTAATTCCCATCGAACAATCTTTATTATATGTCGAACCCATTTACCTAGAGGCAGATCA
The sequence above is a segment of the Cyanobacterium stanieri PCC 7202 genome. Coding sequences within it:
- a CDS encoding protein of unknown function UPF0182 (PFAM: Uncharacterised protein family (UPF0182)~COGs: COG1615 conserved hypothetical protein~InterPro IPR005372~KEGG: cyp:PCC8801_4155 hypothetical protein~PFAM: protein of unknown function UPF0182~SPTR: Putative uncharacterized protein); amino-acid sequence: MTQVYKSPTKLTVFNHKIIIALLSLIMVVWLSIMGLSRLGVELLWFEELGYVQTFLTQFKTKLFLGLFTFIFSILFIGSNIFVTNKLNNQQTLYKLKKQEKFEPQSPAIGIKTLLFILLLFSSLIALSLIFYTETVNEAWQVNINLPNLQNSIQSPFRIGAIAELVGTASETTWQIMLITVITSLIMTKPRFCLNLITVYISVIFAFTNAGYWERFFRFFYSVDFDKADPLFNHDISFYIFKIPFLQILDFWLQGLFFYSITASLIIYLISNNSISEGKFAGLTRYQLRHIYGLLGGLMITVAVIHWLNRYGLLFSTRGVVYGAGYTDININLPLETVASVMALFIGIWLLLKCITGYGKTNKHQRGLSFSSIPFAIYFAFYGSGLIVTEIFQSTIVQPNELGLEEPYIRRNIEETRSAFNLDQIEVQTFNPEGSLTLEDIRANNLTIDNIRLWDTRPILQANRQLQQIRPYYVFNDADIDRYTIQNEEGGSNYTQVIVAPRELDYNLVPQQAQTWVNEHLIYTHGYGFTMSPVNRVQQGGLPFYFVSDIGTDMDPGGLNVSSPAIRESIPIVRPRIYFGEITNTYIMTNTRFPEFDFPSGEENFNTRYDGLGGINIADFWHKFVFAVHLRDWRMLLTDNFTPDTRMLFRRNINERIKAIAPFLYYDRDPYLVVADGEPDDLNHLYWLVDAYTISNYYPYSDAGENHFNYIRNSVKVLVDAYNGKTTFYISEENDPLIRSWQKIFPELFQPLSNMPPDILEHIRYPIDLFSTQSERLLTYHVENTQVFYNREDQWEIPQEIYGDEALSMNPYYLIMKLPIADQEEFILLHPYTPVSRPNLIAWLAARSDGDNYGKLLLYQFPKQELVFGPDQIEALINQDPFISGQISLWNRQGSRAIQGNLLVIPIEQSLLYVEPIYLEADQNSIPALTRVIVVYDNRIVMANSLQEAIDGVFNPDQTPESTIIRPLQELGIE